From the genome of Thiovibrio frasassiensis:
CTGTTTGCCGGGTCCTGCTTGGGACAGGAGCTGTTTCCCGTAGGAATAAATCGGTGAAAACGACCGTTGATTTTTGGCCCGCCGCGCCGCACTCCACCCTTTCCGTTTTCACCAACAGACGAAATAAAGGAAGAGCATATGTTGCGGACGATTGCGGTGATCATGATAATTCTTTGGGCCCTGGGGTTGATCAGCAGCCACACGATGGGCGGTTTTATTCATCTCCTGCTGGTCATTGCCATTGTTGTTGTGCTGCTCAACATCATCCAGGGTCGGCGTCGCAGGTAACCGGCGGGAGAGGATCTTTTTTTAGTCCATTTGATAACAAAAAGGAACGAAATG
Proteins encoded in this window:
- a CDS encoding lmo0937 family membrane protein — translated: MLRTIAVIMIILWALGLISSHTMGGFIHLLLVIAIVVVLLNIIQGRRRR